The bacterium genome contains a region encoding:
- a CDS encoding cytochrome c maturation protein CcmE, with amino-acid sequence MNKNIKIIAGVLLVGGTLVFLAVSGFDEGKSYYKFVDEVQAMGEDAYTKKLKVHGNVVDGSIRKNGSQLEFVITRNGATMPVKYIGKDPVPDTFKDGCEAVIDGRYKKDGTFEGTQIQAKCASKYETDYNDLKKGS; translated from the coding sequence ATGAATAAAAATATCAAAATCATCGCCGGTGTTTTACTGGTCGGCGGGACGCTGGTTTTTCTGGCGGTCTCGGGCTTCGATGAAGGAAAATCGTATTATAAGTTTGTGGATGAAGTTCAAGCAATGGGCGAAGATGCCTATACTAAAAAGCTGAAAGTTCACGGCAATGTCGTGGATGGCAGTATTCGCAAAAATGGTTCGCAACTCGAATTTGTCATTACTCGCAATGGCGCAACGATGCCGGTCAAATATATCGGAAAAGATCCTGTTCCGGATACTTTCAAGGACGGATGCGAAGCCGTGATTGACGGACGCTACAAAAAAGACGGCACGTTCGAAGGAACACAGATACAAGCTAAATGCGCTTCAAAATACGAAACGGATTACAACGATCTCAAAAAGGGAAGTTAA